A window of the bacterium genome harbors these coding sequences:
- a CDS encoding DUF4115 domain-containing protein → MLDRFAEQLRKARLKKGISLQQIAAKTRIDIKFLEAIDNGNFGFLPDLYVKAFLRQYAKSVDLDENETIKKYEDALAGKFIEDDEPKSLLEQKIETRPEEPEIQKEKQTPVFDSSPAVEKPKAKPDDLNKKLRLLIYASGAILVGVIIYFTLSNRSSTIVVEEVPYEKILEETRNRYEVKEEKKDSLAVLVSADSISLQFINTDSVDSAWVMVIHDDSFKEDFLLYPGSSKSVRAKDNLKFTLGNSGVILLKLDNQQLNFEGRKGSVRHFEVNRKGIQRLNSPPIIKIE, encoded by the coding sequence ATGCTTGATAGATTTGCCGAACAATTAAGAAAAGCGAGACTGAAAAAAGGAATATCGCTTCAACAAATTGCCGCCAAGACAAGAATTGATATTAAATTTCTTGAGGCAATTGACAATGGCAATTTCGGTTTTCTGCCGGATTTGTATGTTAAAGCATTCCTCAGGCAGTATGCTAAGTCGGTTGATCTCGATGAAAATGAAACGATTAAGAAATATGAAGATGCACTTGCCGGCAAATTTATTGAAGATGACGAACCTAAATCGCTTCTTGAACAAAAGATAGAAACCAGACCCGAAGAACCGGAGATTCAGAAAGAAAAGCAAACGCCTGTATTCGATAGCTCACCTGCAGTCGAGAAACCAAAAGCAAAACCTGATGATCTTAATAAAAAACTAAGATTATTAATTTATGCTTCAGGAGCAATTCTGGTGGGAGTAATAATTTACTTTACGTTATCAAATCGGAGTTCGACCATAGTCGTTGAAGAAGTTCCTTATGAAAAAATACTCGAGGAAACCAGGAACCGTTATGAAGTCAAAGAAGAGAAAAAAGATTCGCTCGCTGTTCTGGTAAGTGCAGATAGTATTTCACTGCAATTTATAAATACAGATTCTGTTGATTCAGCCTGGGTGATGGTAATTCACGATGATTCTTTTAAAGAAGACTTCCTGCTTTATCCCGGTAGTTCAAAATCAGTCCGGGCTAAAGACAATCTGAAATTTACTCTGGGGAACTCCGGTGTGATTCTTCTGAAATTAGATAACCAGCAACTGAATTTTGAAGGCAGGAAAGGTTCCGTA